The sequence below is a genomic window from Halomonas halophila.
GCGCTGCTCGACGGCAAGCTGCAGCGCCAGCAAGACGCCGGCCGCTTCGTGGTGGTGCTCGCCAATCGCGGCCGCCACTGGCCGGTGCGCGATGCGATCACCGACGAGGAACTCGGCGAGATGTCGCGTCGCGATCTGGATCGCATCGGCATCAACAATGCGCTGCGCGGCCAGCTGCAGAACACCCTGGCGCTGCTCGACCTGCGGGCTCCGGCGGTCTCGGCGCGCCGCGAGGCGGCCCGGAACCTGCTGGGCCGGGTCGAGCCCGCGATGGTCGAGCCGCTGAACGCCCTGATGGAGGGCGAATCCGACGACGAGGTGCGCCGGCTGCTGACCCAGGCCATCGCCATCCAGCGCCTGGAGCAGGGCGACGTCGAGGCGGTGGAGGCGCTGTCCGGCAGTCTCAATGCCTCCGTGCGCTCGGCGCTCAGCGCCGCCGCTCGCAGCGATGACACGGCGCTGTCCGAGGCCGCCACCGAGGCCCTGGCCGGCATCGAGCAGAAGCAGAAGCTGAACGACGGCATCCAGACGCTGTATTTCGGCCTGTCGCTCGGCTCGGTGCTGGTGCTGGCGGCGATCGGCCTGGCCATCACCTTCGGCGTGATGGGCGTGATCAACATGGCCCACGGCGAGCTGATCATGCTCGGCGCCTACACCACCTGGGGCATGCAGCAGCTGCTGCCGGGCCAGCCGGGACTGGCGCTGCTGCTGTCGATTCCCGCGGGCTTCCTGGTCGCGGCGCTGGCCGGCATCGTCATCGAGCGCAGTGTCATCCAGTTCCTCAAGGGCCGGCCGCTGGAGACCCTGCTGGCCACCTTCGGCGTCAGTCTGATCCTCCAGCAGCTGGTGCGCACCCTGATCTCGCCGCTCAACCGCACGGTGGTCTCGCCGGAGTGGATGAGCGGCTCGCTGATGATCAACGAGGGCCTGTCGCTGACCCTCAACCGCCTGTTCGTGCTGGGCTTCGCGCTGCTGGTGTTCGCCGGGCTGATGCTGGTGATGCGCCGCACCCGGCTTGGCCTTGAGGTGCGCGCCGTGACCCAGAACCGTGCCATGGCGCGCTCGATGGGCATCCGCGCGACCCGGGTCGACATCCTGACCTTCGCCCTGGGCTCCGGCGTGGCGGGCCTGGCCGGCGTGGCGCTGTCCCAGCTCACCAACGTCGGGCCCAACCTCGGCCAGAACTACATCATCGATTCGTTCATGGTGGTGGTGTTCGGCGGCGTGGGGAACCTGTGGGGCACCCTGGTGGCCGGGCTGTCGCTTGGTGTCATCAACCAGGTGCTCGAGCCCTGGGCCGGCGCCGTGCTGGCCAAGATCCTGGTGCTCGTGTTCATCATCCTGTTCATTCAGAAACGCCCCCGCGGACTCTTTCCGCAGAAGGGCCGTGCGGCGGAGGGCTGATCCATGCTGGCTTCGAGATCCTGGCTGTCGCGGCCGCTGCGCGAGCGGTCGACGCAACTCTTTCTCGGCGTGCTGCTGGCCGCACTGGCGGTCGTCACGCTGCTCAACCTGATCTTGCCGGCGGGGCATCCGATGCACGTCTCGACCTATACCGTGACCCTGCTCGGCAAGTACCTGAGCTTCGCGCTGCTGGCGGTGGCGCTGGACCTGGTGTGGGGCTATCTCGGCATCCTGAGTCTCGGCCACGGCGCCTTCTTCGCCCTGGGCGGGTACGCCATGGGCATGTACCTGATGCGCCAGATCGGCGACCGGGGCGTCTATGGCGACCCGGTGTTGCCGGATTTCATGGTGTTTCTCGACTGGGACAGCCTGCCCTGGTACTGGCAAGGCTTCGACATGGCGGGGTTCGCCTTTTTGATGGTGCTGCTGGCGCCGGGGCTGCTGGCACTGGTGTTCGGCTTCCTGGCGTTCCGCTCCCGGGTCACCGGGGTCTATCTGTCGATCATCACCCAGGCCCTGACCTTCGCCCTGATGCTGGCCTTTTTCCGCAACGAGATGGGCTTCGGCGGCAACAACGGTCTGACCGACTTCAAGGAGCTGCTCGGCTTCGACCTGCGCAGCGACGCCACGCGACTGGGGCTGTTCCTGGCCTCTGGGCTGGCGCTGGCGCTGGGTTATGTGCTGTGCCGGGCCATCGTCGCCAGCAAGCTGGGCCGCGTCAGCGTGGCCTGCCGCGACGCCGAGGCGCGCACGCGCTTTCTCGGCTATCGCGTCGAGCGCGTGCAGCTGTTCGTGTTCGTGGTCTCGGCGATGCTCGCCGGCGTGGCCGGCGCCCTCTACGTGCCCCAGGTCGGCATCATCAACCCCGGCGAGTTCTCGCCCATCTTCTCCATCGAGGTGGTGCTGTGGGTGGCGCTCGGCGGCCGCGGTACCCTCTACGGCGCGGTGATCGGGGCGCTTCTGGTCAACTACGCCAAGACGGTGTTCACCGGGGTGATGCCGGAGGCCTGGCTGTTCGCTCTCGGCGGGCTCTTCGTGGTGGTCACGGTGCTGCTGCCGAAGGGCATGGCCGGCCTGCTGGCGTCGCTGCGCCGCCGCCGTGACGACGTCGCCTCCGAGACACCCACGCAAGGAGCGAGCTCATGAACCTGCTCAAGGAGATGGCCAGCCGTGATCGCGTCTTCGATTTCATGGCGCCGGTGCGCTCGCCGGTGGACGTGCGCCACGGCCCCATCCTGTATCTGGAGGACGTCAGCGTCAGCTTCGACGGCTTCCGCGCCATCAATGACCTGAACCTGACCATCGACGACGGCGAGCTGCGCTGCATCATCGGCCCCAACGGCGCCGGCAAGACCACCATGATGGACATCATCACCGGCAAGACCCGGCCCGATCACGGCTCGGTGTGGTTCGGCAGCCGCCACGATCTGCTGACCATGAACGAGCCGCAGATCGCGAGCCTCGGCATCGGCCGCAAGTTCCAGAAGCCGACCGTCTTCGAGGCCCTGACGGTGTTCGAGAATCTCGAGCTCGCCATGGCCGCCGACAAGCGCATCTGGCCCACCCTGACCGCCCGGCTTTCCGGCGAGGCGCGGGACCGCATCGACGAGGTGCTGGTCACCATCGGCCTGAGCGCGCACCGCGACCGGCCGGCCGGGATCCTCTCCCATGGTCAGAAGCAGTGGCTGGAGATCGGCATGCTGCTGATGCAGCGGCCGCGGCTGCTGCTGGTCGACGAGCCGGTGGCGGGGATGACCGAACAGGAAATGGAGCGCACCGCCGAGCTGCTCACCGGCCTGGCCGGCAAGCAGTCGGTGGTGGTGGTCGAGCACGACATGGGCTTCGTGCGCTCGATCGCACGCACCGTGACGGTGCTGCATCAGGGCAGCGTGCTGGCCGAGGGCAGCATGGACCAGGTGTCGAGCGATCCCAAGGTGGTCGAGGTCTATCTCGGCACCGAGTCGGACAACACGGAGGATGCCCGATGCTGAGCATTCGCGCACTCGATCAGTACTACGGCGAGAGCCATACCCTGTGGGGCGTCGACCTCGAGATTCCGGCCGGGCAGTGCACTTGCGTGATGGGCCGCAACGGGGTGGGCAAGACCACCCTGATGAAGGCGGTGATGGGCGAGGTCGCGGTGGCCTCGGGCAGCCTGCGCTACGGCGACGACGTGGAGTTGACCAAGAAACGCGTGGAGGATCGCCCGCGGCTCGGCATCGGCTACGTGCCCCAGGGGCGCCAGATCTTCCCGCTGCTGACCGTGGAGGAGAACCTGCGCACCGGCCTGGCGGCCCGCGGCGACGGGGCGAAGCGCATTCCCGAGCGCATCTACGAGCTGTTCCCCGTGCTCGCCGAGATGCGCCACCGGCGCGGCGGCGATCTCTCCGGCGGCCAGCAGCAGCAGCTGGCCATCGGCCGTGCCCTGGTGCTGGAGCCGAGGCTGCTGATCCTCGACGAGCCGGGGGAGGGCATCCAGCCCAATATCGTTGCCCAGATCGGCGAGGTGATCCGCCGGCTGATCCGCGAGGACGGCCTGACCGTGCTGCTGGTCGAGCAGAAGCTGCCCTTCGCCCGCAGGTATGCCGACCGCTTCGCGATCATGGATCGCGGGCGGCCGGTGGCCGAGGGGGCGATCGATGAGCTCGACGACGAACTGATCAGGACCCACCTGACGGTCTGACGCCTGTCGTCCGATGACTTGCGCCCGCCCGGCCCGGCCGAGGCGGGCGTCTTGCTTTATATCAGTGCAAGCGAAACTCTCTTGCTCGATAGCGGTGCGCGATCAGGGCCTGAAACGACTCGCCATGGTGCATAGAGTGGCTGTATGCCGTTTTGTATCCAAAATAAGGCATTGATTATAAATGATTTATTGGTTAATTCACCAGTTTGGTACGTCACTTGCTGCAGGTCTGCCATCAGCCACCTGACCGACAGGACCCGTCGATGACCGCCATTCCGCGTGCCCTACCGTCGCCCGCCGAGTCGGGCCACCGCTTCGACGGCGAGCGACGCTGGGCGGCGTCGCTGTCGCTGGCCTTCGATGCCCGCGACGATGGCCATACCCGCATGCTCAAGGCCCGCCATCAGGGCCCGTTGCGCGTGCAGCGCCCCTTCTATCCGGAGGCCCCCGACGAAGCGGGTCGGCCAGGCGCCTGCCACGTCTATCTGCTGCATCCGCCCGGCGGACTGGTCAGCGGCGACGAGCTCGCCATCGAGGCCCGGCTCGCGCCCGGGGCCCAGGCGCTGCTCACCACGCCGGCGGCCAACAAGCTCTACCGTGCCGACAGCCAGGGCGTGCGCTGGCATCAGCACACCCGGCTCGCCGTGGCCGAGGACGCGCTGCTGGAGTGGCTGCCCCAGGAGACCATTGCCTTCGACGGCTCGAAGGGCAGCCAGGTCACCGACATCGAGCTGGCCGGCGGGGCGCGCTGCCTGGGCTGGGAGGTGCTGGCCCTGGGCCGGCCGGCAAGCCGGCTGCCCTATGTCTCCGGCGTCATCGAGCAGCGTTTTCGCCTGACCCGCGAGGGGCGCCCGCTATGGTGCGAACGCCAGGTGCTGGATCCGACCCATCGTCGCTTCCGCGGCGCCTGGGGGCAGGGGGGCGCCAGGGTACAGGCGACGCTGTGGGCGGTGGGGCTCGATGACGAGGCGGACGTGATCGCCGAGCTGCGCGAGGCGCTGCCGGCGAGTCGGGAATGGGCGGTGACGGTGCGCCAGGGCGTGCTGCTGCTGCGCTACCTGGGCAATGAACGCAACGTCGCCTGGGCGCTTTGCCAGCGGGCCTGGGAAGTGCTGCGCCCGCGGCTGGCGGGGCGGCCGGCCAGCGTGCCGCGCATCTGGCTGACCTGACGAGGAGCGGGAAGCTCGAAGCGGGAAGCTTGAAGTCTCCGGCCTTCAGATATCGGGGTTCTTCCGGCTTCACGCTTCCAGGCGCGGAGCGCCGCTCTTCCAGCTGGCAGGCGAGAGTCCGAACA
It includes:
- the urtE gene encoding urea ABC transporter ATP-binding subunit UrtE, with the protein product MLSIRALDQYYGESHTLWGVDLEIPAGQCTCVMGRNGVGKTTLMKAVMGEVAVASGSLRYGDDVELTKKRVEDRPRLGIGYVPQGRQIFPLLTVEENLRTGLAARGDGAKRIPERIYELFPVLAEMRHRRGGDLSGGQQQQLAIGRALVLEPRLLILDEPGEGIQPNIVAQIGEVIRRLIREDGLTVLLVEQKLPFARRYADRFAIMDRGRPVAEGAIDELDDELIRTHLTV
- the urtD gene encoding urea ABC transporter ATP-binding protein UrtD, with amino-acid sequence MNLLKEMASRDRVFDFMAPVRSPVDVRHGPILYLEDVSVSFDGFRAINDLNLTIDDGELRCIIGPNGAGKTTMMDIITGKTRPDHGSVWFGSRHDLLTMNEPQIASLGIGRKFQKPTVFEALTVFENLELAMAADKRIWPTLTARLSGEARDRIDEVLVTIGLSAHRDRPAGILSHGQKQWLEIGMLLMQRPRLLLVDEPVAGMTEQEMERTAELLTGLAGKQSVVVVEHDMGFVRSIARTVTVLHQGSVLAEGSMDQVSSDPKVVEVYLGTESDNTEDARC
- a CDS encoding urease accessory protein UreD, which encodes MTAIPRALPSPAESGHRFDGERRWAASLSLAFDARDDGHTRMLKARHQGPLRVQRPFYPEAPDEAGRPGACHVYLLHPPGGLVSGDELAIEARLAPGAQALLTTPAANKLYRADSQGVRWHQHTRLAVAEDALLEWLPQETIAFDGSKGSQVTDIELAGGARCLGWEVLALGRPASRLPYVSGVIEQRFRLTREGRPLWCERQVLDPTHRRFRGAWGQGGARVQATLWAVGLDDEADVIAELREALPASREWAVTVRQGVLLLRYLGNERNVAWALCQRAWEVLRPRLAGRPASVPRIWLT
- the urtB gene encoding urea ABC transporter permease subunit UrtB, producing MRTIRSLVQGLLCLIVVSLAAPTGLAAADDGRALLEALDTDSYAAKGEAVTAIADSGHPQSRAWLEALLDGKLQRQQDAGRFVVVLANRGRHWPVRDAITDEELGEMSRRDLDRIGINNALRGQLQNTLALLDLRAPAVSARREAARNLLGRVEPAMVEPLNALMEGESDDEVRRLLTQAIAIQRLEQGDVEAVEALSGSLNASVRSALSAAARSDDTALSEAATEALAGIEQKQKLNDGIQTLYFGLSLGSVLVLAAIGLAITFGVMGVINMAHGELIMLGAYTTWGMQQLLPGQPGLALLLSIPAGFLVAALAGIVIERSVIQFLKGRPLETLLATFGVSLILQQLVRTLISPLNRTVVSPEWMSGSLMINEGLSLTLNRLFVLGFALLVFAGLMLVMRRTRLGLEVRAVTQNRAMARSMGIRATRVDILTFALGSGVAGLAGVALSQLTNVGPNLGQNYIIDSFMVVVFGGVGNLWGTLVAGLSLGVINQVLEPWAGAVLAKILVLVFIILFIQKRPRGLFPQKGRAAEG
- the urtC gene encoding urea ABC transporter permease subunit UrtC, producing MLASRSWLSRPLRERSTQLFLGVLLAALAVVTLLNLILPAGHPMHVSTYTVTLLGKYLSFALLAVALDLVWGYLGILSLGHGAFFALGGYAMGMYLMRQIGDRGVYGDPVLPDFMVFLDWDSLPWYWQGFDMAGFAFLMVLLAPGLLALVFGFLAFRSRVTGVYLSIITQALTFALMLAFFRNEMGFGGNNGLTDFKELLGFDLRSDATRLGLFLASGLALALGYVLCRAIVASKLGRVSVACRDAEARTRFLGYRVERVQLFVFVVSAMLAGVAGALYVPQVGIINPGEFSPIFSIEVVLWVALGGRGTLYGAVIGALLVNYAKTVFTGVMPEAWLFALGGLFVVVTVLLPKGMAGLLASLRRRRDDVASETPTQGASS